In Ipomoea triloba cultivar NCNSP0323 chromosome 15, ASM357664v1, one genomic interval encodes:
- the LOC116006357 gene encoding 40S ribosomal protein S21 has product MQNEEGQNMDLYIPRKCSATNRLITSKDHASVQINVGHLNEHGVYDGKYTTFALCGFVRAQGDADSALDRLWQKKKAQIHQ; this is encoded by the exons ATGCAGAATGAAGAGGGACAAAACATGGATCTCTACATTCCAAGGAAGTG CTCTGCCACAAACAGACTGATTACTTCCAAGGATCATGCTTCTGTCCAAATTAATGTTGGCCATTTGAATGAGCATGGTGTCTATGATGGAAAATACACTACTTTTGCTTTGTGTGGATTTGTTCGTGCACAG GGAGATGCAGACAGTGCTCTTGACAGGCTCTGGCAGAAGAAGAAAGCCCAAATCCACCAATAG
- the LOC116007061 gene encoding desiccation-related protein PCC13-62-like: MAITITISISTFVVCMMLLISSKFVASVSSPLCQSGYPNNAVPVHNEDIDLMQFAGNVEFLEAEFFCWGSYGYGLDVLEPGLVDGGPPPKGVTKANLDFLTRNIFKEFCNQEIGHLRAIRSRVGLFERPLLDLSTKNFAQLFDEAFGCKLEPPFDPYRDSLSYMLASYAIPYVGLVAYVGTNPNINGYITKRLLAGLLGVEAGQDAVIREYLYERASHVVFPYRHTVADFTIRISVLRNRLALCGIKDEGLLVPPFLGAENRTTSNVLSADNESLSYKRTPAEILRILYTTSDEHIPGGFLPLGGNGRIARDFLIE; the protein is encoded by the exons ATGGCTATCACAATCACAATCTCAATCTCCACATTTGTAGTTTGTATGATGTTATTGATCTCAAGCAAGTTTGTGGCCTCAGTGTCTAGTCCACTTTGCCAATCAGGATATCCAAACAACGCAGTCCCAGTGCACAATGAAGACATAGACTTGATGCAATTTGCTGGGAATGTGGAGTTCCTGGAAGCAGAGTTCTTCTGCTGGGGTTCTTATGGCTACGGCCTCGACGTTCTTGAGCCGGGGCTAGTCGATGGGGGCCCTCCTCCCAAGGGCGTAACCAAAGCCAATCTCGATTTCCTCACACGTAACATCTTCAAGGAGTTTTGCAACCAAGAAATTGGTCATCTAAG GGCTATAAGGTCAAGGGTTGGATTGTTTGAGAGGCCTTTGTTGGACCTTAGTACAAAAAATTTCGCCCAACTATTTGATGAAGCATTTGGTTGTAAACTTGAGCCACCATTCGACCCATACAGGGACAGCCTAAGCTACATGTTGGCTTCTTATGCAATTCCATATGTTGGATTGGTAGCCTATGTGGGTACAAACCCTAACATCAACGGCTATATAACAAAGAGG CTACTAGCAGGTTTACTAGGAGTTGAAGCGGGGCAAGATGCAGTTATCAGAGAGTACCTCTACGAGCGCGCTTCGCACGTTGTGTTCCCATATCGCCACACTGTAGCAGATTTCACCATCCGCATTTCAGTGCTAAGGAACCGGTTGGCATTGTGCGGAATCAAGGATGAAGGATTGCTCGTTCCACCATTCCTTGGGGCTGAAAATCGCACCACCAGTAACGTTTTGTCTGCCGACAATGAATCACTCTCTTACAAGAGAACTCCGGCAGAAATACTCAGGATTTTATACACCACCAGCGATGAGCACATTCCTGGTGGCTTCCTTCCCCTGGGAGGTAATGGTAGAATTGCAAGGGATTTTCTTATAGAGTGA